In Candidatus Desulforudis audaxviator MP104C, a genomic segment contains:
- the mnmE gene encoding tRNA uridine-5-carboxymethylaminomethyl(34) synthesis GTPase MnmE translates to MLHDTIAAVATPPGEGGIGIIRISGPDALKIAGQVFRPVGEKDWRAGPGFRMYYGHAVDPGTGETVDEVLVSVMRAPKSYTREDVVEINGHGGVLPLQRILKIVLDCGARLAGPGEFTRRAFLNGRLDLVQAEAVLDVIRARTGSSLQVALGQLRGGLSERIGAMREALLQVLAEIEASIDFPEEEDVPETRLEALAGQLAALEAGCVELLEGAEAGRVYRDGLGVAIVGKPNVGKSSLLNALLREKRAIVTDVPGTTRDVIEETVNIRGLPVRLLDTAGLRETADTVERLGVARTRDAVAGADMVLVVLDAASGLEDEDRRVLALARGKPLVVLINKVDLAPAGIDPDAVRALVDGPVLMAAIIEGRGLNELEETIAGLVLGGRVTGHHTVLISNVRHQHALEQAGRYLEEARSALVSGMPLEMAVIDIRNALDSLGDITGETAGEDLLDRIFSHFCIGK, encoded by the coding sequence TTGTTGCACGACACGATCGCAGCCGTCGCCACGCCGCCGGGAGAAGGTGGCATCGGGATCATCCGGATCAGCGGACCTGACGCCTTAAAGATTGCGGGCCAGGTATTCAGGCCGGTCGGGGAGAAAGATTGGCGCGCGGGCCCGGGTTTCCGGATGTACTACGGGCACGCGGTGGATCCTGGGACCGGGGAAACCGTGGACGAGGTACTGGTCTCCGTGATGCGGGCCCCGAAGAGCTATACGCGTGAAGACGTGGTGGAGATCAACGGGCACGGCGGGGTTCTGCCCCTGCAGCGGATCCTCAAGATCGTGCTGGATTGCGGGGCTAGGTTGGCCGGACCTGGCGAGTTTACGCGGCGGGCCTTCTTGAACGGGCGGCTGGATCTGGTGCAGGCGGAGGCAGTCCTGGACGTGATCCGGGCGCGCACGGGCTCTAGTCTCCAGGTGGCGCTGGGTCAACTGCGCGGTGGACTGTCGGAGAGAATCGGGGCGATGCGGGAAGCTCTATTGCAGGTGCTGGCCGAAATTGAGGCCAGCATTGACTTTCCGGAAGAAGAGGACGTGCCGGAAACCCGCCTGGAAGCGCTGGCCGGGCAGCTAGCCGCGTTGGAGGCCGGTTGCGTGGAACTCCTGGAAGGTGCCGAGGCAGGCCGGGTGTACCGGGACGGGTTGGGAGTGGCTATCGTCGGCAAGCCGAACGTAGGCAAGTCCTCCCTGCTCAACGCCCTGCTCCGGGAAAAGCGGGCCATTGTGACCGACGTGCCTGGCACCACCCGGGACGTCATTGAGGAAACGGTGAACATCCGGGGTCTTCCGGTGCGCCTGCTGGATACGGCCGGCCTGAGGGAGACGGCGGACACCGTGGAACGTCTCGGTGTGGCCCGGACCCGGGACGCAGTGGCCGGGGCCGACATGGTGCTGGTGGTGCTGGACGCCGCCTCCGGGCTGGAGGACGAGGACCGCCGGGTGTTGGCGCTCGCCCGCGGGAAACCGCTGGTGGTGCTGATTAATAAAGTGGACCTGGCGCCTGCCGGAATCGATCCGGACGCGGTGCGTGCCCTGGTGGACGGGCCGGTTTTGATGGCGGCGATAATTGAAGGTCGTGGCCTGAATGAACTGGAGGAAACGATTGCCGGTCTGGTCCTGGGCGGGCGGGTGACCGGACACCACACGGTGTTGATATCGAACGTCCGGCACCAACATGCCCTGGAACAGGCTGGGCGATACCTCGAGGAGGCCCGGTCGGCGCTGGTCTCCGGAATGCCCCTGGAGATGGCGGTGATTGATATCCGGAACGCGCTGGATTCTCTCGGCGACATTACGGGCGAGACAGCCGGTGAGGACCTTTTGGACCGGATTTTCAGTCATTTTTGTATCGGCAAGTAG